A window of the Glaciimonas sp. CA11.2 genome harbors these coding sequences:
- a CDS encoding pyruvate, water dikinase regulatory protein, whose translation MSDAPTLPLPAANRTVFFVSDGTGITAETFGHSVLTQFELRFKQVRLPFIDTLDKAYEATRRVNEAFATDGKLPIVFSTLVKTDLSKVIQQAKAMHMDLIQTFVEPLEKELGIKSTHTVGRSHNTANSEEYKNRIEAINFSLAHDDGQSNKNLADADVILVGVSRSGKTPTSLYLAMQYGIKAANYPLIPEDFVREKLPSGLMPFKQKIFGLTILPERLSEIRNERLPGSKYAALANCRYEINEAQAMMQREGIRWMSSTTKSIEEIAATILQEMKTENDG comes from the coding sequence ATGTCAGACGCTCCAACGCTTCCACTGCCAGCCGCAAACCGCACTGTCTTTTTTGTTTCCGACGGCACCGGCATTACCGCCGAAACGTTCGGGCATTCGGTCCTGACACAGTTTGAACTGCGCTTTAAGCAGGTGCGGCTGCCGTTTATCGATACGCTCGATAAGGCTTACGAGGCGACGCGCAGAGTCAACGAAGCATTCGCTACAGATGGCAAATTACCAATTGTTTTTTCTACATTGGTAAAAACAGATTTGTCAAAAGTCATACAGCAAGCCAAGGCTATGCATATGGATTTGATTCAAACTTTTGTCGAGCCACTGGAAAAAGAGTTAGGAATTAAATCAACTCATACCGTCGGTCGCAGCCATAACACTGCAAATTCCGAGGAATATAAGAATCGAATCGAAGCAATTAATTTTTCGCTGGCGCATGACGATGGGCAGTCGAACAAAAATCTGGCCGATGCTGACGTTATTCTGGTTGGTGTGTCACGCTCAGGCAAAACACCAACTAGCTTGTATCTGGCGATGCAATATGGCATTAAGGCGGCAAATTATCCGTTGATTCCCGAGGATTTCGTCCGCGAAAAATTGCCAAGTGGCCTAATGCCATTTAAACAAAAAATCTTCGGTCTGACTATTTTGCCGGAGCGACTGTCCGAAATACGTAATGAACGACTTCCAGGTAGTAAGTATGCCGCGCTTGCTAACTGCCGCTATGAAATCAATGAGGCGCAAGCCATGATGCAACGTGAGGGAATAAGGTGGATGTCATCAACCACCAAGTCAATTGAGGAGATCGCCGCGACCATCCTGCAGGAGATGAAAACAGAAAATGATGGATAG
- a CDS encoding RNA methyltransferase produces MKLITSPYNSLYKELKLLATRSQTRRKLGKSLLDGVHLTESYLQHYGFPSLCVASESALLHPEAAALIARCESGGVQCVAFSDAQFTILSQVEHGVGLLFVVDTPQFFVPDAITQSAVLLDNLQDPGNLGSILRSAAAAGIKQVYCSSGTVYAWSPKVLRAGMGAHFLLEIFENVDLLAIVTHAQIPVLATSSYAQKSLFQADLKTPVAWLFGHEGQGVAEDLLAEASERVVIPHLGQMESLNVAAAAAICFFEQVRQSQPN; encoded by the coding sequence ATGAAACTGATTACCTCCCCCTATAATTCTCTGTATAAAGAATTGAAACTGCTGGCTACCCGCTCACAAACGCGGCGCAAGTTGGGTAAGTCTTTGCTGGATGGCGTCCACTTAACCGAGTCATATCTACAACATTACGGCTTCCCATCGTTATGCGTTGCTAGCGAAAGCGCATTGTTGCACCCGGAAGCGGCAGCTTTGATTGCTCGTTGTGAGTCAGGAGGCGTTCAGTGTGTTGCCTTTTCTGACGCGCAGTTTACTATTCTGAGCCAGGTGGAGCATGGAGTAGGGCTATTATTTGTCGTCGATACACCGCAATTTTTTGTGCCGGACGCCATCACCCAATCTGCGGTGTTGCTCGATAATCTGCAAGACCCTGGTAATCTCGGTTCTATTTTGCGTAGCGCCGCCGCCGCTGGCATCAAACAGGTTTATTGTTCGTCTGGCACTGTCTATGCTTGGTCGCCAAAGGTACTACGTGCTGGTATGGGGGCCCATTTTTTGCTTGAGATTTTTGAGAATGTCGATTTGTTAGCGATTGTCACGCATGCACAAATACCGGTTTTGGCAACCAGTTCCTATGCCCAAAAGAGTCTGTTTCAGGCAGACCTGAAAACGCCTGTGGCATGGCTGTTCGGTCATGAAGGGCAGGGCGTTGCTGAGGATTTATTGGCAGAAGCCAGCGAGCGGGTTGTTATTCCCCATTTGGGACAAATGGAGTCACTCAATGTCGCCGCCGCTGCCGCTATTTGTTTTTTTGAGCAAGTGCGCCAATCACAGCCTAATTAA
- the fabZ gene encoding 3-hydroxyacyl-ACP dehydratase FabZ, with the protein MNSLNNGLNICQIKEYLPHRYPLLLVDRVLRWESGKSITAIKNVTINEEFFNGHFPNKPVMPGVLTIEALAQTAALLSFLSEGRKPDENTVVYFLGIDKARFRRPIEPGDQIKLEVEILRVVRGIWKYKAIATVDGELAVEAEFMCTMRHAVTPEHAVAPVAPANISA; encoded by the coding sequence ATGAATAGTCTTAATAACGGTCTCAATATTTGCCAGATTAAAGAATACTTACCGCATCGCTATCCGTTATTACTGGTGGATCGGGTATTGCGCTGGGAAAGTGGTAAATCGATTACTGCTATCAAAAATGTCACGATCAACGAAGAGTTCTTTAACGGTCACTTTCCGAACAAACCGGTTATGCCCGGTGTATTAACCATTGAGGCATTAGCGCAAACAGCCGCGTTATTATCTTTTTTGAGTGAAGGCCGCAAACCGGACGAAAATACTGTGGTCTATTTTCTAGGTATAGATAAGGCGCGCTTCCGTCGCCCTATCGAACCCGGGGATCAGATCAAACTAGAGGTTGAAATTCTGCGCGTGGTACGTGGAATCTGGAAATACAAAGCGATTGCCACTGTAGATGGAGAGCTTGCTGTGGAGGCAGAATTTATGTGCACCATGCGCCATGCCGTAACGCCTGAACATGCCGTCGCTCCTGTTGCTCCGGCTAATATTTCTGCGTGA
- the rnhB gene encoding ribonuclease HII, with translation MKISDIDLPLFDYDYPDEIVCGVDEAGRGPLAGPVFAAAVILDPSRPIIGLRDSKKLTAERRELLAVQIKECALAWSIAECCEEEIDTLNILQASMLAMKRAVEGLSMPPTLALIDGNRCPVMSIRAEAIVKGDDKVQAISAASILAKTARDAALHILHAQYPLYAFDQHKGYPTALHLERLRVHGVSPVHRKSYAPVRAMLLLERAV, from the coding sequence TTGAAAATTTCTGACATTGATCTGCCGCTATTTGATTATGACTACCCAGACGAGATTGTTTGTGGCGTTGACGAGGCAGGGCGTGGACCGCTCGCGGGGCCGGTTTTTGCTGCAGCCGTCATACTTGATCCATCCCGTCCTATTATCGGCCTGCGTGATTCCAAAAAGTTGACAGCAGAGCGACGCGAACTATTGGCGGTGCAAATTAAAGAGTGTGCGTTAGCTTGGTCGATTGCGGAATGCTGCGAGGAAGAGATCGATACCCTAAATATTCTGCAGGCAAGTATGCTGGCGATGAAGCGTGCTGTCGAAGGGTTGTCGATGCCACCGACGCTCGCGCTGATCGACGGCAATCGTTGTCCGGTTATGAGCATTCGTGCCGAGGCGATTGTGAAGGGGGATGACAAGGTTCAAGCGATTTCGGCTGCATCGATACTCGCTAAAACTGCGCGTGATGCGGCGTTGCACATTTTGCACGCGCAATATCCGCTCTATGCCTTCGATCAGCACAAAGGCTACCCGACCGCATTACATCTGGAGCGGCTGCGTGTACACGGTGTATCGCCAGTCCATCGTAAATCGTATGCTCCGGTTCGCGCAATGTTGTTGCTTGAACGTGCAGTTTAA
- a CDS encoding OmpH family outer membrane protein, whose product MKSLTTSFGSLKLAAVLALCLTSSAAVYAQEGSKIAFVSNERIFREAAPAKAADAKIQAEFSKRDKDLQDLAARLKGMSDKLDKDSATIPESERLKRQRELADLDKDFQRKQREFREDLNQRRNEELAIVLERTNKVIKQIADAENYDIVFQDAVYANKRIDITDKVLKALNK is encoded by the coding sequence TTGAAGTCTCTTACTACATCATTCGGATCGCTGAAATTGGCTGCGGTTTTGGCACTTTGTCTGACCTCGAGCGCGGCTGTTTATGCGCAGGAGGGTTCAAAAATCGCTTTTGTTAGTAACGAACGGATTTTCCGTGAGGCTGCACCTGCCAAGGCTGCAGACGCTAAAATTCAGGCTGAGTTTTCCAAGCGCGATAAAGATTTGCAGGATCTGGCTGCTCGCCTGAAGGGTATGTCTGACAAGTTAGATAAGGATTCTGCAACAATTCCGGAATCTGAGCGATTAAAGCGTCAACGCGAACTAGCTGATCTGGATAAAGACTTTCAACGTAAACAACGTGAGTTTCGAGAGGATCTGAACCAGCGTCGGAATGAGGAGTTGGCCATTGTGCTGGAGCGGACCAATAAGGTAATTAAGCAAATTGCAGATGCTGAAAATTACGATATCGTCTTTCAGGATGCTGTATACGCGAATAAACGTATTGACATTACCGATAAAGTGCTGAAAGCACTCAACAAGTAA
- the lpxD gene encoding UDP-3-O-(3-hydroxymyristoyl)glucosamine N-acyltransferase produces the protein MSIRLKELVERLGGQLIGDADIAISGIAPLSDATATQITFLSNPKFRSQAIQSQAAAIVLSVADDAFLSVSFQGTRIVVTNPYAYFARVAQIFVELNAPLVNAGIHPSAVIDPSASIAATACIGANVVIDAEAVIADHAYIGPGCVIGRAVKIGSMTRLHAHVTIYAECEIGQRGIIHSGAVIGADGFGFANDAGTWVKIPQTGRVMIGDDVEIGANTTIDRGALSDTVIEEGVKLDNQIQIAHNCHIGAHTAIAACAGIAGSAKIGKYCSIGGAAMIHGHITIVDHVHVSAGTLALRSILEPGQYTGFYPIAKHGDWEKSAALVRNLSATRQKIRALENSIKQLTEKDNE, from the coding sequence ATGAGCATTCGGCTGAAAGAACTGGTCGAACGCTTGGGCGGCCAGTTAATTGGCGATGCGGATATTGCGATATCCGGCATTGCGCCGTTAAGTGATGCAACGGCAACACAAATTACATTTCTCTCCAATCCCAAGTTTCGATCTCAAGCAATCCAAAGTCAGGCAGCGGCCATCGTTTTGTCTGTGGCGGATGATGCCTTCCTCAGTGTAAGCTTTCAGGGAACACGTATTGTTGTTACAAATCCCTATGCTTACTTTGCGCGCGTTGCGCAAATTTTTGTGGAACTAAATGCGCCATTGGTGAATGCCGGTATTCATCCTTCTGCCGTTATAGATCCATCTGCAAGCATAGCGGCGACCGCATGTATTGGTGCGAACGTTGTTATTGATGCAGAGGCGGTGATTGCTGATCATGCGTATATCGGCCCGGGCTGTGTGATTGGTCGTGCTGTAAAAATAGGGTCGATGACCCGATTACATGCACATGTCACGATTTATGCAGAATGTGAAATTGGTCAGCGCGGTATCATCCACTCGGGTGCGGTAATCGGCGCCGATGGATTCGGTTTTGCGAACGATGCAGGAACTTGGGTTAAAATTCCACAAACCGGTCGTGTGATGATCGGGGACGATGTTGAAATTGGCGCAAACACGACGATTGACCGCGGAGCCTTATCCGATACCGTTATTGAAGAAGGGGTTAAGCTGGACAACCAGATCCAGATTGCCCATAACTGCCATATCGGTGCGCACACTGCTATTGCTGCATGTGCAGGCATTGCCGGTAGCGCTAAGATTGGGAAATATTGCTCTATCGGTGGCGCGGCTATGATACATGGTCATATCACCATCGTTGATCATGTGCACGTTTCAGCCGGTACACTCGCCTTACGTTCTATTTTGGAGCCAGGTCAATACACGGGTTTCTATCCAATTGCAAAGCATGGCGATTGGGAAAAATCGGCAGCGCTGGTGCGCAATTTGAGCGCCACACGACAGAAAATCCGGGCCTTGGAAAATTCCATTAAACAGCTTACAGAAAAAGATAATGAATAG
- the lpxA gene encoding acyl-ACP--UDP-N-acetylglucosamine O-acyltransferase — MSRIHSTAVVDSRAVLDSTVEVGAYSIIGPNVTIDAGTKVGPHVVIEGHTSIGRDNTFFQFGSIGAAPQDKKYAGEPTRLEIGSGNTIREFVTLNLGTSQDVGVTRLGDDNWVMAYVHVAHDCQIGSHTVIANNATLAGHVHVGDWVLLGGFTTIHQFCRIGPHAMTAFTAAVSQDVPPFVTAAGNRAVPAGINSEGLRRRGFSSEQVMTIKRAYRLIYRSGLPLEEAKAALEAEELKSPDSAEYVRMLREFISSSQRGIIR; from the coding sequence ATGAGTCGAATTCACTCTACCGCAGTTGTTGATTCCCGCGCTGTACTTGATAGTACGGTCGAAGTCGGTGCTTATTCGATCATTGGGCCGAATGTCACTATCGATGCCGGAACCAAGGTTGGGCCACATGTTGTGATTGAGGGGCATACCAGCATTGGTCGTGATAATACATTTTTTCAATTTGGCTCGATTGGTGCAGCGCCACAGGACAAAAAATACGCTGGCGAACCGACGCGCCTTGAGATTGGAAGCGGCAATACAATCCGCGAATTTGTAACGCTCAATTTGGGGACATCGCAGGATGTCGGTGTCACGCGGTTAGGTGATGACAATTGGGTAATGGCTTATGTTCACGTTGCACATGACTGTCAAATTGGCAGTCATACAGTCATAGCAAATAATGCGACATTGGCAGGACACGTGCACGTGGGCGACTGGGTTTTGCTTGGGGGATTCACCACAATACATCAATTTTGCCGTATCGGCCCTCACGCAATGACTGCATTTACTGCGGCAGTCAGCCAGGACGTCCCCCCGTTTGTAACAGCTGCCGGTAATCGGGCAGTTCCTGCGGGGATTAATAGCGAAGGCTTGCGACGACGTGGTTTTAGCAGCGAACAGGTCATGACGATTAAGCGTGCTTATCGATTGATTTATCGTTCAGGATTACCTTTAGAGGAAGCCAAAGCTGCGCTAGAGGCAGAAGAGTTAAAGTCTCCTGACTCAGCCGAGTATGTTCGCATGCTGCGCGAATTCATCAGCTCTTCTCAACGCGGCATTATTCGCTAA
- the lpxB gene encoding lipid-A-disaccharide synthase, with protein MPDISPVSIAMVAGETSGDLLASCLLSGLRPQLPEALMYGIGGPKMADYGFVSHWAMDKLAVNGLFEVLAHYRELKGIQVALRDRLLIEKPNIFIGVDAPDFNFGLETQLNHAGIPTVHFIGPSIWAWRGGRIKKIARSGSHMLVIFPFEEKIYRQAGVPATYVGHPLAQVIPMVPDVAGARVTLGLPANATVVAILPGSRMSELRYNTVSFVGAAKMLAARDKNICFIAPMAGPKQRALFIELIKEAGLQDVEIQLLDGQSHVAMEAANAVLVASGTASLEVALYKKPMVIAYKMMRATWEILRHMSYQPWIGLPNILAREFLVPELLQHAATPQKLADALWSQLQDVALQEMLRERFTEMHIALLRDTANESAQAVLKIIDQY; from the coding sequence GTGCCGGACATATCACCTGTTTCGATTGCAATGGTGGCCGGAGAGACCTCGGGCGATCTGTTAGCGAGTTGTTTGTTATCTGGGTTGCGACCACAATTGCCGGAGGCTTTGATGTACGGCATCGGTGGTCCCAAGATGGCAGATTATGGATTCGTTAGTCATTGGGCGATGGATAAGCTAGCGGTAAACGGCTTATTTGAAGTACTCGCCCACTATCGAGAGCTAAAAGGAATTCAGGTCGCTTTGCGAGATCGCTTACTCATCGAAAAGCCAAATATTTTTATTGGGGTGGATGCTCCCGATTTTAATTTTGGACTAGAAACGCAACTCAATCACGCGGGTATTCCCACAGTCCATTTTATCGGTCCATCAATTTGGGCCTGGCGTGGCGGGCGGATCAAGAAAATTGCACGCTCCGGTTCGCATATGCTGGTGATATTTCCATTCGAAGAAAAAATTTATCGCCAGGCTGGAGTTCCTGCAACTTATGTGGGCCATCCGCTCGCGCAAGTCATTCCAATGGTGCCGGACGTCGCGGGGGCACGTGTCACGCTAGGATTGCCAGCCAATGCTACGGTCGTGGCAATTTTGCCGGGCAGCCGCATGTCGGAGCTTCGTTACAACACAGTCAGTTTTGTCGGTGCTGCCAAAATGCTGGCAGCGCGTGATAAAAATATATGTTTTATAGCGCCAATGGCCGGCCCGAAACAGCGCGCTTTGTTTATCGAGTTGATCAAAGAAGCTGGCTTGCAAGATGTTGAAATCCAATTGCTTGATGGTCAGTCACATGTTGCAATGGAAGCAGCGAATGCTGTTCTGGTGGCATCCGGTACGGCATCGCTCGAAGTCGCGCTGTACAAAAAACCGATGGTGATTGCTTACAAGATGATGCGTGCCACTTGGGAAATATTGCGCCACATGAGCTATCAGCCATGGATCGGACTACCAAATATTTTGGCCCGGGAATTTCTGGTGCCAGAGTTATTGCAGCATGCGGCAACGCCGCAAAAGCTTGCTGACGCGTTGTGGAGCCAATTGCAAGACGTAGCGCTTCAAGAGATGTTGCGTGAGCGTTTTACTGAGATGCACATCGCGCTGTTACGCGACACCGCGAACGAGAGTGCACAAGCAGTATTGAAAATCATTGATCAGTATTAA